The sequence below is a genomic window from Harmonia axyridis chromosome 1, icHarAxyr1.1, whole genome shotgun sequence.
TAATGAACAATACCGTGCATCTTCAGAAAatgattatttcataattttttttatgttcggtaaaacaaatataaatctTATTAGAATTATATTACATGGTACCGCGCTTAATTATTTTCCTCTGAAAACAGTTGAGATACGAAAGCAGAAAATGATTGTTTCAATTCCTTTGAATTTGGGAGTTAACACGTATTACTTTCATAACATGTGCTGAGAAAATATCATAAATCAGTTGAAATTTACAAAGCAGCTGTGTAGTCTCAGattagtgataaataaattaaatctataTTCAATGCTGTAGATTCTATGGTTCACGGTTAACAAAGAAAATATTGACGTTTGACCTGTATCTAAATGATCGCAATTGACGCAATCTAAACATCTGAATCACAGATTACGTAATCTGTGATCTGAATCATCTGATTTTGATTTCCTTATACAGTGTCCCGTAAAAACCTCGTTTAACCAAACGAGATCAATAGGTATCCTGCTCCtacatattatgaaaaattcctaATTGCCTATATTATAAcatgtattttcaaaattatataacacaagtaatttttttcatcttgcAAAAAAGATATTCCTATTTTTTCAAAAGCGGTAGGTGTGCTGCCGGTAGACTCTAGTTCgtcttattttattttcatttttgaataaccTATATTCTAATCTTCTGCATAAGAAAATGTTAGTTGCACATATGTATATTTTAAAATTACATTACCTTTTATATATGGCAAATTTTTTCGGTGAGCTAATGAATCACCCAGTACAGTAAAAAGACGACTTAGTAATTGaaggtgcattttagtacctatGTATTTGTATTAACTAGTTGAggttgagagcgcctattcgaatgtgagaaaaaattgattgatttcacTTTTTCAAAGGGGGGTTACCCCttatgagtcaactctagttacgccagtGACCATGACATATTCATTTTGCATTTAAAgaggaataattgaaaacgtCAAGTAAATCAGTTCGAGTCATTGTAGCAAAATTCAAATACACGAAATAATTAATTGagagcaagggcgtagaaatgggggggggggtaattaccccctaAGATTTCCAatatataaatttcagaaaattgtttccataaaaatgaacgaataatcagtttactttcctttgaaatcggcagtaaaaaatcggaccctttcacggtttatgagttaattatcgctttcaagatgagtaattTTATTGCacattgcactacgagcacatctatgaccgaggtttattattttcctttatcgctttatctatccgctttgtcgacgtcaccccttatttgccatctgtgatttttgcattcgtcatcggtgtgCACTTACCAGTTGTTTTcgtttttgtatcattctcgtcacaaaatttcaatactgtagttatcaaagaactgaactgagtagttcgcatcgaaaaattgtcttggctgtgttgtacaattgattgtgtttcattcaaattgcaatttatttgtgaagatatcagttttgaatcgactatatctacacggtgttcctgaattgaaggtacaaatgaaaatgacagatttctccgatcattttcaataaaaaaaatcctattacatgagtccgcaaacgttttttttttgagatacaggtgttaaaaaTCAAGTTTCTTCTCAttgcaccttcccttcacaagataaaCTTGAATGTAAAAAAACTCTAGTCCAGTActtcactttttggtttgttgtagttttgtcgtatctgctaccgatttcgaaaaaaaatcaaacagctctctagtaatcttcaggaaaatccaaattattatgaagatcccgTTATTACGCTGTGATGAATagattaattaattttagtacttatttacccactctGTTGCAAAGGttataataaagattcgataaactgatatacttaagcatcactaaaaactacgactacaagaaacaccctgtatctcgcaaacaaaacgtttgcgggctcatatttATGGGAGGTTTTATTATTAAAACTATCCAAgcaatctctcattttccttcgtattTCCAATTATTAGGAACACCTAGTATAAGgaataaggtaagaacaattgaattggtaataaaaaaaaatatttcaagtaatttggttcaaacacAATTACTGCTATGAGCAAACGTTgaggtcaaaaatttttttttcgattaccctcaagaaaaaaaatatatatctacGCCCCTGATTGAGAGAATGAAATCTTTCTGAAAAATGTGACACTTATAAATATCAAGTGGATCAATACAGATGCAATAATTCTGGGTCATAAATAAATTGCTACCGCTACCCTGAAAGGAAAGGTTCAAACGCAAAATAAAACTTCtgtatctttttatttttatttactataCAATAATTCTTAtagaaataatagtatattattcaacgagcggtaatgtaggtcataactcacgcagatgaggtttgcagcacgagccgcaggcgagtgctgtaattcatcaagtgagttatgaccattaccgcaagttgtatactatactttatctacgactatatcaataaatactaagaaaaaaatacagacttagaatatagacagaaggaacgggaaataaacatatatgctcgatcccgactacaagagagatggaaacttagtgtcaccaatcacaatcgaactagcttcggctagctcgaatccagtacagagtacagacatagaactatattgaaaaaccttaatagttgcctaaaaaatgcattgaaatataccaaaaaacattccctgtaaacgacgacttaatgtccttactgctacaaactcctttatatttttttcgggccaGCAATTGTGTATGGTaccattagctgtttgtcttttggaaatgtatacctatataatatttcatcatcaCTATCTGAAtaaatcgttttcagcaaaacattcacaataattagatatcaacttcatttgaaaacgtcaaaattattaaagtgacattccctcggacattcctcccctcaataacaataatggaatgttccctttcggccaatcgaatagaagcagagaagtatagaagcacacatccatattttccgatttattatagtgagttattataactcacgatgtttgttaatagatactattaatttctcaaaaacagttgaataatgaatttataattgaataggagtagataaacacCTTTTAAAGGCTGCAACTGCTTCTACGATACTGAAAGAATCTACTACCTTTGGAATTTGGACAAACATTAGCTCGTTTTAAAAAACGTTGAATATTTTGGAGGAACCCTGCAAACTAATTGTAATGAAGTTGCAtgatgtattattttttttaaacaaaaacaaataatcaTGGATCAGAACAGGAATTCATACTAGAATTTGGTACCTACCTACTACTTAACGAGGTCAAATTAGCGATATTATTCCTTAGGTTCAAACTTCAACATGAAATTGATATTAAATCAGGTTATTCTAATTTGTAATTGCTACATTATCTTTCCATTAAAAGAAGCTCGAACAATTGAATATTCGAAAATCGATAACtttcgaatgaattttttttcacgaaattttgcatgtagatttctgttttcgaatattttgaaCACAAATTTGAAGTCTGCCGCTAGGTAGAAGTGATTTTCTGTCAACACAATATTATTCATCATTCttttgtaattaattttttgttaggAAATGAAAACGcatttaaaaataaagaatgTATGCTTGAAAGGTTTCATTTTCTCTTCTTCCAAGTCATTATAATATATCGGCATTAAACCATAGGACATGAAATATATCTTTGGAATTTAATAGGGATATTCGGACCctgaatttatttaattttcaagttttcttgTTTGTTAGACATACATGTTTGACAAACAGAAGACTTACCTTGATTGAACCCGATCATTTAAGACCATTATCTGTTAAAAATGACAGACAAATGATAACCCgctgtttttcgaaaaaaaaacactcaatAAGCGATACATACAAATGGAAacgtaaaaattaaaatttgtggtCCTGAAAAGGACCGATTGAGAATGTAGATATCGATGGTAAAAATTAACCTCCAAATCCGTACAGGGTACGTCCTTGACGTTTCAAAGCATATACAACGTCCATCGCTGTAACTGTCTTCCTTTTAGCGTGTTCAGTATAGGTTACAGCATCCCTGATAACGTTTTCGAGGAAAACCTTGAGAACGCCTCGGGTTTCTTCATAGATAAGGCCAGAGATACGTTTAACTCCACCACGTCGTGCCAATCTTCTGATAGCGGGTTTAGTTATACCCTGGATGTTATCACGGAGGACTTTTCTGTGACGTTTAGCGCCACCTTTTCCTAAACCTTTACCACCTTTGCCTCTGCCAGTCATTTTAACAAATCACTAAACTTTACAATTTACTGAAGTCAAGAGAACTGACCATAAAACTGAAACTGCGCTTATTTATACCGCGTCGGGTTCCCCTACCTCGACTTCTGCCTGGCCAATACTGTCGCGGGAAGGCGGCCCCTCCACCAATGCAGGGTATAAATACAGCTGCATGAGTCATTTTATTTCACAGACGCTTAATATAAGTTAGTTTATATTGATTTGActtaattatttattaataatggCACGTACTAAACAAACCGCCAGAAAATCTACGGGTGGCAAAGCACCTCGTAAACAATTAGCTACAAAGGCAGCTCGTAAAAGTGCACCGGCTACCGGAGGAGTCAAGAAGCCCCATCGTTATCGTCCAGGTACGGTAGCACTCCGTGAGATCCGTCGTTATCAGAAGAGTACGGAGTTGCTGATCCGTAAATTGCCATTCCAAAGGCTGGTGCGTGAAATCGCCCAAGATTTCAAGACCGACCTCCGTTTCCAAAGCTCCGCCGTGATGGCCCTTCAGGAAGCGAGCGAAGCTTATTTGGTTGGTCTTTTCGAAGATACCAACTTGTGTGCCATCCACGCTAAGAGAGTAACCATCATGCCTAAGGATATTCAACTTGCCAGACGTATCCGGGGTGAACGTGCTTAAGTTTCATCTCCTGGAAATCTTTAACAtcggttcttttcagaaccacaaattttttattttcattttcacaatttgatgtatcgatattttatctcaatattttgatttggttcaaatgttttttaatatttttagagACTTATATCGAAGACCGGGTAACTTTTTACCAAAACCAGACGACAAATGGTGAAAG
It includes:
- the LOC123685604 gene encoding histone H4 translates to MTGRGKGGKGLGKGGAKRHRKVLRDNIQGITKPAIRRLARRGGVKRISGLIYEETRGVLKVFLENVIRDAVTYTEHAKRKTVTAMDVVYALKRQGRTLYGFGG
- the LOC123685602 gene encoding histone H3 — translated: MARTKQTARKSTGGKAPRKQLATKAARKSAPATGGVKKPHRYRPGTVALREIRRYQKSTELLIRKLPFQRLVREIAQDFKTDLRFQSSAVMALQEASEAYLVGLFEDTNLCAIHAKRVTIMPKDIQLARRIRGERA